Proteins co-encoded in one Dyella japonica A8 genomic window:
- a CDS encoding murein hydrolase activator EnvC family protein encodes MPIPVRRARPLACAVTGALALVIAIQPAWAAQENKTKAEQAEAQKKLSDVRSKMEALAKEQAETAAKRDSATTELAKQANAVASAAKAVRETDTELSAKQKELADLQAQREELQKNLEGQRAAIADLLRATYALGQGSDLRLLMGDDDVARIAQALAYSKYFQEDRVARVQKLMGDLARLQDLETQITTQQQALQTVRAQRETQTKTLEQQRSAQAKLVADADAQYKDQGSRLAALKQNEASLNSLVATLQKAIDEAAREAERAAKANEGKAAPPAGKGLANIRGSLPWPAPGVVNTYGNGVLIKAPGGSEVKAVSSGRVVYAAFLRGYGMLVIVSHGGGWMSMYGNNETILHGVGDQVSAGEAVGTAAAPTGANTGVYFELRQNNQPVDPRTWLSKKG; translated from the coding sequence ATGCCCATACCAGTCCGCCGTGCCCGCCCCCTCGCCTGCGCCGTGACCGGCGCCCTCGCCCTTGTCATTGCGATCCAGCCCGCCTGGGCGGCGCAGGAGAACAAGACCAAGGCCGAGCAGGCCGAAGCCCAGAAGAAACTCTCGGACGTGCGCAGCAAGATGGAAGCGCTGGCCAAGGAGCAGGCCGAAACTGCGGCCAAGCGCGACAGCGCCACCACCGAACTGGCCAAGCAGGCCAACGCCGTGGCCAGCGCCGCCAAGGCCGTGCGCGAGACCGATACCGAGCTGTCCGCCAAGCAGAAGGAACTGGCCGACCTGCAGGCCCAGCGCGAAGAGCTGCAGAAGAACCTGGAAGGCCAGCGGGCCGCCATCGCCGATTTGCTGCGCGCCACCTATGCACTGGGCCAGGGCTCGGACCTGCGCCTGTTGATGGGCGACGACGACGTGGCACGCATCGCCCAGGCGCTGGCCTATTCCAAGTATTTCCAGGAAGACCGCGTGGCCCGCGTGCAGAAGCTGATGGGCGACCTGGCCCGGCTGCAGGACCTGGAAACCCAGATCACCACCCAGCAGCAGGCCCTGCAGACCGTCCGCGCCCAGCGTGAAACCCAGACCAAGACACTGGAGCAGCAGCGATCCGCCCAGGCCAAGCTGGTGGCCGACGCCGACGCCCAGTACAAGGACCAGGGCAGCCGGCTGGCCGCCCTCAAGCAGAACGAGGCCTCGCTGAACTCGCTGGTGGCCACGCTGCAGAAGGCCATCGACGAGGCCGCCCGCGAAGCCGAGCGCGCCGCCAAGGCCAACGAGGGCAAGGCCGCGCCGCCGGCCGGCAAGGGCCTGGCCAATATCCGCGGCAGCCTGCCGTGGCCCGCGCCCGGCGTGGTCAACACCTATGGCAACGGCGTGCTGATCAAGGCCCCCGGGGGCAGCGAAGTGAAGGCCGTGTCGTCCGGGCGGGTGGTCTATGCCGCCTTCCTGCGCGGCTACGGCATGCTGGTCATCGTCAGCCACGGCGGCGGCTGGATGAGCATGTACGGCAACAACGAGACGATCCTGCACGGCGTGGGCGACCAGGTCAGCGCGGGCGAGGCCGTCGGCACGGCCGCGGCCCCCACCGGGGCCAATACCGGCGTGTATTTCGAGCTGCGACAGAACAACCAGCCCGTCGACCCGCGCACGTGGTTGTCCAAGAAAGGATGA
- the tatA gene encoding Sec-independent protein translocase subunit TatA, with product MSITHLLILLVVVVLIFGTKKLRNIGSDLGGAVRDFKKGLDGDEATKSSDPNERLRADPPAGNTQNQSQHETEQK from the coding sequence ATGAGCATCACCCATCTACTCATCCTGCTGGTTGTCGTCGTGCTGATCTTTGGCACCAAGAAGCTGCGCAACATCGGTTCCGACCTGGGCGGTGCCGTGCGTGACTTCAAGAAGGGTCTGGACGGCGACGAGGCCACCAAATCCAGCGATCCGAACGAGCGCCTGCGCGCCGATCCGCCGGCTGGCAATACCCAGAACCAGAGCCAGCACGAAACCGAGCAGAAGTAA
- the tatC gene encoding twin-arginine translocase subunit TatC: MAAPELDGPEDDLEQGLFSHLIELRSRLMRAIVTVLLVLGVLLPFANRLYAELAAPLVARLPQGAHLIATEVASPFVTPLKLAFYVALLISMPMIVYQLWAFVSPGLYRNEKRLARPLLVAALFLFYLGCAFAYFLVLPAAFRFLTAVTPEGVEMMTDITHYLDFVMLMFFAFGLCFEVPVAVVILAAIGVVNLEQLRNGRRYAIVGAFAIAAFITPPDITSMIMLAIPMCLLYELGMLAVRWLLHPAKTEKTA; the protein is encoded by the coding sequence ATGGCGGCGCCTGAACTCGACGGCCCCGAGGACGACCTCGAGCAGGGCCTGTTTTCGCATCTGATCGAGCTGCGTTCGCGGCTGATGCGTGCCATCGTCACCGTGCTGCTGGTGCTGGGCGTGCTCCTGCCCTTCGCCAATCGCCTTTATGCCGAACTGGCCGCGCCGCTGGTGGCGCGCCTGCCGCAGGGCGCGCACCTCATCGCGACCGAAGTAGCCAGCCCGTTCGTGACGCCGCTGAAGCTGGCGTTCTACGTGGCGTTGCTGATCAGCATGCCGATGATCGTCTACCAGCTGTGGGCCTTCGTGAGCCCCGGCCTGTACCGCAACGAGAAGCGCCTGGCCCGGCCACTGCTGGTGGCGGCGCTGTTCCTGTTCTACCTCGGCTGCGCCTTCGCCTATTTCCTGGTGCTGCCGGCGGCCTTCCGCTTCCTTACGGCGGTGACGCCGGAGGGCGTGGAGATGATGACCGACATCACGCATTACCTCGACTTCGTGATGCTGATGTTCTTCGCCTTCGGCCTGTGCTTCGAGGTGCCGGTGGCAGTGGTGATCCTGGCCGCGATCGGCGTGGTCAACCTGGAGCAGCTGCGCAACGGGCGTCGCTACGCCATTGTCGGCGCCTTCGCCATCGCCGCCTTCATCACGCCGCCCGACATCACCTCGATGATCATGCTCGCCATTCCCATGTGCCTGCTCTACGAGCTGGGCATGCTGGCGGTGCGCTGGCTGCTGCATCCGGCCAAGACCGAGAAAACGGCGTGA
- the gltB gene encoding glutamate synthase large subunit has protein sequence MAQAVPATLYDAAFEHDSCGFGLVAQIDGRASAWVVDTAFDALAKLSHRGGVNADGVSGDGCGVLFHRPLGWLKALADEAGIALGERFAAGVVFLDPHGGAVAASVLEDHLREEGLHVAGWRDVAVNADACGPLAAAAKPRIRQIFVEPPASMDDAVFERALFRARRRAETALASDEHFYVVTLSAQVIGYKAMAAPGRLREVFTDLAHPALSADAVVFHQRFSTNTTPQWRLAQPFRLLAHNGEINTIRANRRWMQSRESILHSPLVDLSDIGPLVRQTGSDSESLDNALEVLIAGGLDLIAAMRVLVPPAFAAREGIDEDLAAFYEYYALHSEPWDGPAGLVMCDGRYAACTLDRNGLRPARWALSADNHLIVASEAGLWDVPSSQVVAKGRLAPGEMIAVDLQQHRLLRDADIDDINRRRAPYRDWLRAGVSYLESDLIDPSLAAEPLPTDELRRYQKLYGLSREERETVLKAMVELEQEATGSMGDDTPIAAMSRQVRPLFDRFRQGFAQVTNPPIDPLREKLVMSLVTQIGPEANVFDLTPENAKQILINSPVLSQRKLRQLLALPQFTGTPRFDLMYAPEEGLEAALRRLCREVEEAVRGGCQLVFLSDRYPQKDLLPIHSLLAVGAVHAHLIDQALRCQCNILVETATPRDPHQFACLLGFGATAIYPWLAYQSLFELGREGHIDSDRFEIGRSYRRGIRKGLMKILSKMGISTVAGYRGAQLFEIVGLAPAVVELCFPGTPSRIGGAGFAELEHDQQVLAAEAWSDASPLRAGGIYKFVYGGEYHMYNPDVIGTLQKAVRTGSQSDYRAYANFVDHRPPSALRDLLSPRPLGDAIPLDDVESSTSILRRFDSAGMSLGALSPEAHEALAIAMNRLGARSNSGEGGEDPVRYGTEKMSKIKQVASGRFGVTPQYLVNAEVLQIKIAQGAKPGEGGQLPGHKVDSTIARLRYAKPGIGLISPPPHHDIYSIEDLAELIHDLKEVNPDALISVKLVSHAGVGTVAAGVVKAGADLITVSGHDGGTGASPLTSIKYAGTPWELGLAETQQTLRRNDLRGRVRLQTDGGLKTGLDVIKAAMLGAESFGFGTGPMVALGCKYLRICHLNNCATGVATQHAVLRKEHFIGLPEMVMNYFGFIAEDVRAHLARLGARSLDEIIGRADLLEQVDGATPVQHKLDLAPLLGHGTLGSNVDFACTLPRNPMRDDAALATRIDEATREAVIRRTGGEFAFDIVNTDRAIGARLSGDVARRYGDHGMDLKPILLKLHGAAGQSLGAWNAGGVHIDLVGEANDGVGKGMAGGRIVVRPPADSPFATHEASIIGNTCLYGATDGELFAAGRAGERFAVRNSGALAVVEGAGDHCCEYMTGGVVAVLGKVGLNFGAGMTGGFAYVLDIERTFVDCYNHELVDILRISPEGMEHYMQHLRGLVARHVELTGSDWGRRILADFRGLQYKFWLVKPKAASLAALAEELRSAA, from the coding sequence ATGGCGCAGGCAGTACCAGCGACGCTTTATGACGCTGCGTTCGAGCACGACAGCTGCGGTTTTGGTCTGGTCGCACAGATCGACGGTCGCGCGAGCGCATGGGTAGTGGACACCGCCTTCGATGCGCTGGCCAAACTTTCCCATCGTGGTGGCGTGAATGCCGACGGTGTGAGCGGCGACGGCTGCGGCGTGCTCTTCCATCGTCCGCTGGGCTGGCTGAAAGCACTCGCCGACGAAGCCGGCATCGCGCTGGGCGAGCGATTCGCCGCGGGCGTGGTGTTCCTCGATCCCCATGGCGGCGCTGTCGCTGCATCGGTGCTGGAAGATCATCTGCGCGAGGAAGGCCTGCATGTGGCGGGCTGGCGCGACGTGGCGGTGAATGCCGACGCCTGCGGTCCGTTGGCCGCCGCGGCGAAGCCGCGCATCCGCCAGATCTTCGTGGAGCCGCCTGCGTCGATGGACGACGCTGTGTTCGAGCGCGCGCTGTTTCGTGCGCGCCGTCGCGCGGAAACCGCGCTGGCCTCCGACGAGCATTTCTATGTGGTCACGCTGTCGGCCCAGGTGATCGGCTACAAGGCCATGGCCGCGCCTGGCCGACTGCGCGAGGTATTCACCGATCTGGCGCATCCGGCATTGAGCGCCGACGCCGTCGTGTTCCACCAGCGTTTTTCCACCAACACCACGCCGCAGTGGCGGCTGGCGCAACCGTTCCGCCTGCTGGCGCACAACGGCGAGATCAACACCATCCGCGCGAACCGGCGCTGGATGCAGTCGCGTGAATCCATCCTGCATTCGCCGCTGGTCGATCTTTCCGACATCGGCCCGCTGGTGCGCCAGACGGGTTCAGATTCGGAAAGCCTCGACAATGCGCTGGAAGTGCTGATTGCCGGTGGCCTCGACCTGATCGCCGCCATGCGTGTGCTGGTGCCGCCCGCGTTCGCCGCGCGCGAAGGCATCGACGAGGATCTCGCCGCGTTCTACGAGTACTACGCCCTGCACAGCGAGCCGTGGGACGGTCCTGCTGGCCTGGTGATGTGCGATGGCCGTTACGCGGCCTGTACGCTCGATCGCAACGGCCTGCGCCCGGCGCGCTGGGCCTTGTCGGCGGACAACCATCTCATCGTGGCATCCGAAGCCGGCTTGTGGGACGTGCCATCGTCGCAGGTCGTGGCCAAGGGGCGCCTCGCGCCGGGCGAGATGATTGCCGTGGACCTGCAGCAACACCGCTTGTTGCGTGATGCGGATATCGACGACATCAACCGCAGACGTGCACCCTACCGCGATTGGTTGCGCGCGGGCGTGAGTTATCTGGAATCGGACCTGATCGATCCCTCGCTCGCCGCCGAGCCGCTGCCGACGGATGAACTGCGTCGTTACCAGAAGCTTTATGGCCTCTCGCGCGAAGAACGCGAGACGGTGCTCAAGGCCATGGTCGAGCTGGAGCAGGAAGCCACCGGCTCGATGGGCGACGACACGCCCATCGCCGCGATGTCGCGCCAGGTGCGCCCGCTGTTCGACCGTTTCCGGCAGGGCTTTGCGCAGGTGACCAACCCGCCGATCGATCCGTTGCGCGAAAAGCTGGTGATGTCGCTGGTCACGCAGATCGGCCCTGAAGCCAATGTGTTCGACCTCACGCCGGAAAACGCTAAGCAGATCCTGATCAACTCGCCGGTGCTTTCGCAACGCAAGCTGCGCCAGTTGCTGGCGCTGCCGCAATTCACCGGCACGCCGCGCTTCGACCTGATGTATGCGCCGGAAGAGGGCCTTGAAGCCGCGCTGCGTCGCCTCTGCCGCGAGGTGGAAGAGGCCGTGCGCGGCGGTTGCCAGCTGGTTTTCCTGAGTGACCGTTACCCGCAGAAAGATCTGTTGCCCATCCATTCGTTGCTTGCGGTGGGTGCCGTGCATGCGCACCTGATCGACCAGGCGCTGCGCTGCCAGTGCAATATCCTGGTGGAGACGGCGACGCCGCGCGATCCACACCAGTTCGCCTGCCTGCTGGGGTTCGGCGCCACCGCCATCTATCCATGGCTGGCCTACCAGAGCCTGTTCGAACTGGGCCGCGAGGGCCATATCGACAGCGATCGCTTCGAGATCGGCCGCAGCTATCGCCGTGGCATCCGCAAGGGCCTGATGAAGATCCTGTCCAAGATGGGCATCTCCACCGTGGCCGGCTATCGCGGCGCGCAGCTGTTCGAGATCGTGGGCCTTGCACCGGCCGTGGTGGAACTGTGTTTTCCTGGCACGCCCTCGCGCATTGGTGGCGCCGGCTTCGCCGAACTGGAGCACGACCAACAGGTGCTTGCCGCCGAGGCGTGGAGCGATGCCTCGCCGCTGCGTGCCGGCGGCATCTACAAGTTTGTGTACGGTGGCGAATACCACATGTACAACCCGGACGTGATCGGCACCCTGCAGAAGGCCGTGCGCACGGGCAGCCAGTCCGACTATCGCGCCTACGCAAACTTCGTCGATCATCGCCCGCCGTCGGCGCTGCGCGACCTGCTGTCGCCGCGTCCGCTGGGTGACGCCATTCCACTGGACGACGTGGAATCGAGCACCAGCATCCTGCGCCGCTTCGACTCCGCCGGCATGTCGCTGGGTGCCCTGTCGCCCGAAGCGCACGAGGCGCTCGCCATTGCGATGAACCGCCTCGGTGCGCGTAGCAATTCCGGTGAGGGCGGCGAAGACCCGGTGCGCTACGGCACGGAGAAGATGTCGAAGATCAAGCAGGTCGCGTCGGGCCGCTTCGGCGTCACCCCGCAGTACCTGGTGAACGCCGAGGTGCTGCAGATCAAGATCGCGCAGGGGGCCAAGCCCGGCGAAGGCGGCCAGCTTCCGGGCCACAAGGTGGACAGCACCATTGCGCGCCTGCGCTACGCCAAGCCCGGCATCGGCCTGATTTCGCCGCCGCCGCATCACGACATCTATTCCATCGAAGACCTTGCCGAGCTGATCCACGACCTCAAGGAAGTGAATCCCGACGCCTTGATCTCGGTGAAGCTGGTCAGCCACGCTGGCGTGGGCACGGTGGCGGCCGGTGTAGTGAAGGCTGGGGCGGACCTGATCACCGTCAGCGGCCACGATGGCGGCACCGGCGCCAGTCCGCTCACCTCCATCAAGTACGCCGGCACGCCGTGGGAACTGGGCCTGGCCGAGACGCAGCAGACACTGCGCCGCAACGACCTGCGCGGCCGCGTGCGGCTGCAGACCGATGGCGGCCTGAAGACCGGGCTGGACGTGATCAAGGCGGCGATGCTGGGCGCGGAGAGTTTCGGCTTCGGCACCGGCCCGATGGTGGCGCTGGGCTGCAAGTACCTGCGTATCTGCCATCTCAACAACTGCGCCACCGGTGTCGCCACGCAGCATGCCGTGCTGCGCAAGGAGCACTTCATCGGCCTGCCCGAGATGGTGATGAACTATTTCGGCTTCATTGCCGAGGACGTGCGCGCGCATCTGGCCAGGCTGGGTGCACGCAGTCTGGACGAGATCATCGGGCGCGCCGACCTGCTGGAGCAGGTGGACGGCGCCACGCCCGTGCAGCACAAGCTGGACCTAGCACCCTTGCTCGGGCATGGCACGCTGGGTTCGAACGTGGATTTCGCCTGCACGTTGCCACGCAACCCGATGCGTGACGACGCGGCGCTGGCGACACGCATCGACGAGGCCACGCGTGAGGCGGTCATCCGCCGTACCGGTGGCGAGTTCGCCTTCGATATCGTCAATACGGATCGCGCCATCGGTGCGCGCCTGTCGGGTGACGTGGCGCGCCGCTACGGCGACCACGGCATGGACCTCAAACCCATCCTGCTCAAGCTGCACGGTGCCGCAGGCCAGAGCCTGGGCGCGTGGAATGCCGGCGGCGTGCATATTGACCTCGTGGGCGAGGCCAACGACGGCGTGGGCAAGGGCATGGCGGGCGGCCGCATCGTGGTGCGTCCGCCGGCGGATTCGCCGTTTGCCACGCACGAGGCCTCCATCATCGGCAACACCTGCCTGTATGGCGCCACCGATGGCGAGCTGTTCGCCGCGGGGCGCGCGGGCGAGCGCTTCGCCGTGCGCAACTCCGGCGCGCTCGCCGTGGTGGAAGGGGCGGGCGACCATTGCTGTGAATACATGACCGGTGGCGTCGTCGCCGTGCTGGGCAAGGTCGGCCTCAACTTCGGCGCGGGCATGACCGGTGGCTTCGCCTATGTGCTCGACATCGAGCGCACCTTTGTCGACTGCTACAACCACGAGCTGGTGGACATCCTGCGCATCTCGCCGGAAGGCATGGAGCACTACATGCAGCATCTGCGTGGCCTGGTCGCGCGGCATGTGGAACTGACGGGCAGCGACTGGGGCCGCCGCATCCTGGCGGACTTCCGCGGCCTGCAATACAAGTTCTGGCTGGTGAAGCCGAAGGCGGCAAGCCTTGCTGCGCTGGCAGAGGAATTGAGGAGCGCGGCATGA
- a CDS encoding lipid-binding SYLF domain-containing protein, which translates to MIKPSLHRLLLAALVLLVPAMAAHAEDPPLVRAQNAVRVLNDIMEAPDKSIPTDLLKQAKAIAVIPDLLKVGFVFGGRRGEGLISVKGPDGTWSNPSFITMTGGSVGFQAGASSTDVILVFRTQRGVDNIVNGKFTLGADAAAAAGPVGRTAQASTDSDFKAEIYSYSRSRGLFAGVALDGSALRIDYDANEAIYGKGITPRRIFEGGVSNVPSQVVDFRDRLEEYTQR; encoded by the coding sequence ATGATCAAACCGTCGCTGCACCGTCTGCTGCTGGCTGCCCTGGTCCTGCTGGTACCGGCCATGGCCGCGCATGCCGAGGATCCGCCGCTGGTGCGCGCCCAGAACGCCGTGCGCGTGCTGAACGACATCATGGAGGCGCCGGACAAGTCGATCCCCACCGACCTGCTCAAGCAGGCCAAGGCCATCGCCGTGATCCCGGACCTGCTCAAGGTGGGTTTTGTGTTCGGCGGCCGCCGTGGCGAGGGCCTGATCTCGGTCAAGGGTCCCGACGGCACCTGGTCCAACCCCAGCTTCATCACGATGACGGGCGGCAGCGTGGGCTTCCAGGCCGGCGCCTCGTCCACCGACGTGATCCTGGTGTTCCGCACCCAGCGCGGCGTGGACAACATCGTCAACGGCAAATTCACGCTGGGCGCCGACGCCGCCGCCGCGGCCGGTCCGGTGGGCCGCACCGCCCAGGCCTCCACCGACAGCGACTTCAAGGCCGAGATCTACTCCTACTCCCGCTCCCGCGGCCTGTTCGCCGGCGTGGCCCTGGACGGCTCGGCCCTGCGCATCGACTACGACGCCAACGAGGCCATCTATGGCAAGGGCATTACCCCGCGCCGGATCTTCGAGGGCGGCGTGAGCAACGTTCCGTCGCAGGTGGTCGATTTCAGGGATCGCCTTGAGGAGTACACTCAGCGATGA
- the hemH gene encoding ferrochelatase, whose product MPRSHDYTGVAGSSRDQPVQAAVLLVNLGTPEAPTAQAVRPYLAEFLGDPRVIDYPRWLWWLILHGVILRVRPARSAHAYQRIWTAQGSPLRVGSEALAARLQEKLSEACAEPVRVALAMRYGQPSVPAQIERLQREGVRRLLVLPLYPQYSATSTGSVIDAVAEAMQMLRWPPELRLINDYHDDAAHIDALARSIEQWWATQGRGEKLLLSFHGIPSRYVREGDPYLEQCQATTEALRQRMGLDETQLLMSFQSRVGREPWLQPYTDATVRELAAQGIRTLDVACPGFAVDCLETLEEIAMQNHEFFREAGGDALRYIPALNDTPNQVGSLAALVMRHAGGWAEFAPRAGSPA is encoded by the coding sequence ATGCCACGCAGCCATGACTATACCGGCGTTGCCGGTTCATCCCGAGACCAGCCCGTTCAGGCTGCAGTGCTGTTGGTGAACCTCGGCACACCGGAAGCGCCCACCGCGCAGGCGGTCCGCCCCTATCTGGCCGAGTTCCTCGGCGACCCGCGCGTGATCGATTACCCCCGCTGGCTGTGGTGGCTGATCTTGCACGGCGTGATCCTGCGCGTGCGTCCGGCGCGTTCCGCGCATGCCTACCAGCGCATCTGGACGGCCCAGGGCTCGCCCCTGCGCGTGGGCAGCGAGGCCTTGGCGGCACGCCTGCAGGAAAAGTTGTCCGAGGCCTGCGCCGAACCGGTACGGGTGGCACTGGCCATGCGCTACGGCCAGCCATCCGTGCCGGCACAGATCGAGCGCTTGCAACGTGAGGGCGTGCGACGCCTGCTGGTGCTGCCGTTGTATCCGCAATATTCGGCCACGTCGACCGGCTCGGTGATCGACGCCGTGGCAGAAGCCATGCAGATGCTGCGCTGGCCGCCGGAGCTGCGCCTGATCAACGACTATCACGACGACGCAGCCCACATCGACGCGCTGGCGCGCAGCATCGAGCAGTGGTGGGCGACGCAGGGGCGTGGCGAAAAACTGCTGCTCTCCTTCCACGGCATTCCTTCGCGCTACGTGCGCGAGGGCGATCCGTACCTCGAGCAGTGCCAGGCGACGACCGAGGCTCTGCGGCAGCGGATGGGCCTGGACGAGACACAGTTGCTGATGAGCTTCCAGTCCCGCGTCGGCCGCGAGCCGTGGCTGCAACCCTATACCGACGCCACCGTCCGCGAACTGGCCGCGCAAGGCATCAGGACGCTCGACGTGGCCTGCCCGGGCTTCGCGGTGGACTGCCTGGAGACGCTGGAAGAGATCGCCATGCAGAACCACGAGTTCTTCCGCGAGGCGGGCGGCGACGCGCTGCGCTATATCCCGGCACTGAACGACACGCCCAACCAGGTCGGCAGCCTGGCCGCGCTGGTCATGCGGCATGCCGGCGGCTGGGCCGAGTTCGCGCCGCGCGCCGGCAGCCCCGCGTGA
- a CDS encoding cupin domain-containing protein yields MSDAAARIEELKASLRLQPHVEGGHYHRFHPPKGPDSDGVRHAMSAIHYLLEAGQCSSWHRVDAEEVWHFVEGEPLELLIYNPVTQWLDRLRLGPLKDGVQSVAVVPAGAWQAARPLGAYTLATCVVAPGFQYDGFELLGQDDPLAGHLAGLVPEIGF; encoded by the coding sequence GTGAGCGACGCGGCCGCCCGCATCGAGGAACTGAAAGCCTCGCTGCGGTTGCAGCCGCATGTCGAGGGTGGCCACTACCACCGCTTCCATCCGCCCAAGGGCCCCGACAGCGACGGCGTGCGCCATGCGATGAGCGCCATCCACTATCTGCTTGAAGCCGGGCAGTGCAGCAGCTGGCATCGCGTCGATGCCGAGGAAGTGTGGCACTTCGTGGAAGGCGAGCCGTTGGAGTTGCTGATCTACAACCCCGTGACGCAGTGGCTGGATCGCCTCAGGCTGGGACCGCTGAAGGATGGCGTGCAGTCGGTGGCGGTGGTGCCGGCGGGGGCATGGCAGGCGGCGAGGCCGCTGGGGGCTTATACGTTGGCTACCTGCGTGGTCGCGCCGGGTTTCCAGTACGACGGATTTGAGTTGTTGGGGCAGGACGATCCGTTGGCGGGGCATCTGGCGGGGTTGGTGCCGGAGATCGGGTTTTAG
- a CDS encoding S41 family peptidase has translation MRFSTLSLAVLLLAAPLAQAQTAPAASHGGAKPSTAGATPAAASSTPDQVDLEDVRNFSRVYEIVRQAYVEPVDNKTLMKAAISGMLSGLDPHSEYLDKDGLAELNEDTTGQYGGLGIEVLQVDGTLRIIAPIDDTPASRAGIKPGDTIVKIDGKTVEPENIDDMFKALRGDPGSKVTLTILHEKSDKPIDMPLVREKISVTSVKTRELEPGYAYIRISQFQDDTAPDLEKKLGELIRKNGPQKGAILDLRSNPGGLLTAAVGVSDDFLNSGTIVTTRGRLQDSNLSFEAHPGDLLNGAPMVVLVDNGTASAAEIVSGALKDNHRALIVGRRTFGKGVVQTVLPLDNDHAVKITTARYYTPNGTSIQAEGIKPDIALADLAVNKADSAPSLVSSEADLPNHLANEDGTSKGKDIDNDGSAENAKLATQDYALSQALNVLKGLALNRATYAAPAAAPTKH, from the coding sequence ATGCGGTTTTCCACCTTGAGCCTGGCCGTCCTGCTGCTGGCGGCGCCGCTGGCGCAGGCGCAGACCGCGCCGGCCGCCAGCCACGGCGGCGCCAAGCCTTCGACCGCCGGCGCCACACCCGCCGCGGCCTCTTCCACGCCCGACCAGGTGGACCTGGAGGACGTGCGCAACTTCAGCCGCGTCTACGAGATCGTCCGCCAGGCCTATGTGGAACCGGTGGACAACAAGACCCTGATGAAGGCCGCCATCAGCGGCATGCTGAGCGGCCTGGATCCACACAGCGAATACCTCGACAAGGACGGCCTGGCCGAACTCAACGAGGACACCACCGGCCAGTACGGTGGCCTGGGCATCGAAGTGCTGCAGGTGGACGGCACCTTGCGCATCATCGCCCCCATCGACGACACGCCCGCCTCGCGCGCCGGCATCAAGCCGGGCGACACCATCGTCAAGATCGACGGCAAGACGGTGGAGCCGGAGAACATCGACGACATGTTCAAGGCACTGCGCGGCGACCCGGGCAGCAAGGTCACGCTGACCATCCTGCACGAGAAGAGCGACAAGCCGATCGACATGCCACTGGTGCGCGAGAAGATCTCCGTCACCAGCGTGAAGACGCGCGAACTGGAGCCCGGCTACGCCTATATCCGCATCAGCCAGTTCCAGGACGACACCGCGCCGGACCTGGAGAAGAAGCTCGGCGAGCTGATCCGCAAGAACGGCCCGCAGAAGGGCGCCATCCTCGACCTGCGCTCCAACCCCGGCGGCCTGCTCACCGCTGCCGTCGGTGTGAGCGACGACTTCCTCAACTCAGGCACCATCGTCACCACGCGCGGCCGCCTGCAGGATTCCAACCTCAGCTTCGAAGCCCACCCCGGCGACCTGCTCAACGGTGCGCCGATGGTAGTGCTGGTGGACAACGGCACCGCCTCCGCGGCGGAGATCGTCTCCGGCGCGCTGAAGGACAACCACCGCGCGCTGATCGTCGGCCGCCGCACCTTCGGCAAGGGCGTGGTGCAGACCGTGCTGCCGCTGGACAACGACCACGCGGTGAAGATCACCACGGCGCGTTACTACACGCCCAACGGCACCTCCATCCAGGCCGAGGGCATCAAGCCGGACATCGCCCTGGCCGACCTGGCGGTGAACAAGGCCGACAGCGCGCCGAGCCTCGTCAGCTCAGAGGCTGACCTGCCCAACCATCTTGCGAACGAAGATGGCACCTCGAAGGGCAAGGACATCGACAATGATGGCAGCGCGGAGAATGCGAAGCTCGCCACACAGGACTATGCGTTGTCGCAGGCGTTGAATGTGCTGAAGGGGTTGGCGCTGAATCGCGCGACGTATGCGGCACCGGCTGCGGCGCCGACGAAGCATTGA
- the tatB gene encoding Sec-independent protein translocase protein TatB translates to MIEISFGKLVLLALIALIVLGPEKLPHAARTAGVFMRRIRTGWDSVRAEVERELQVEEIRRQAKEAAARAEAAQAELDETLRKMRPTGAPSGAPVAAETPAAMPVTESTATAETTVTADATSAKEVPHGGA, encoded by the coding sequence ATGATCGAGATCAGCTTCGGCAAGCTGGTATTGCTCGCGCTTATCGCGCTGATCGTGCTCGGCCCGGAAAAGCTGCCGCACGCCGCGCGTACCGCGGGCGTCTTCATGCGCCGCATCCGGACGGGCTGGGACAGCGTGCGCGCCGAGGTGGAGCGGGAGCTGCAGGTCGAGGAGATCCGCCGCCAGGCCAAGGAGGCCGCCGCGCGCGCCGAAGCCGCGCAGGCCGAGCTGGATGAGACGCTGCGCAAGATGCGCCCCACTGGTGCGCCATCCGGTGCACCAGTGGCCGCCGAGACACCGGCCGCCATGCCGGTAACCGAAAGCACGGCTACCGCCGAAACCACCGTCACCGCCGACGCCACCTCGGCCAAGGAAGTCCCCCATGGCGGCGCCTGA